TCTCAATTAAGCCATTTTCGCGTAAAGTCCGCCCCGTAGACACTAAATCAACTATTGCTTCTGACATCCCCGTAATTGGGCCGAGTTCTACAGAACCATATAACGGTACTATTTCCACAGGTAGATCTAAACTATGGAAATATTCACGAGCGCAGTTGACATACTTAGAAGCAACTCGACCATGAGGCGGTAAATCTAAAGGCGATTTATAAGGACTCGATGCTTTTACAGCCACAGACATGCGACAATACCCAAACTGCAAATCAACCAGATGTGCAACTTGCGGCTGTTTCTCTTGCAGCACATCGTAGCCGATAATACCTAGTTGTGCTTGACCGTATTCTACGTATACAGGCACATCTTGCCCCCTTACTAGTAGTCCGGTTGCTTGTCCACTAGCATCAGTAATTTGAAGTTGGCGGTTTCCAGAATCTAAAAAAGCACTAAAGTCTAATCCTACAGATTGTAGCAAACGGATGCTATTTTTAAGTAGTTCCCCTTTTGGCAACGCAACAGTCAGCATTCTTTTTTCTTGGTGTCCTTGGCAGCTTGCCGATTCATTATTGAGGATATCTCTATTGCTTACCATAAGCAGCATGAGAATTTTACTAGTTGATGATGAAATTGAACTAACTGACCCTTTGAGTCGTTTGTTAACTCGTGAAGGTTACACTGTAGACGCCGCCTATGATGGGACGGGTGGTAGTGAACTTGCACAAACAGGCAGTTATGACCTATTGATTTTAGATTGGATGCTGCCAGGAAAAACAGGATTAGAAATTTGTCAACAATTGCGACGCCAAGGCAAAACTACGCCAGTTCTGTTTCTTACCGCCAAAGATACTTTAGATGACCGCGTACAAGGTTTAGATGCTGGTGCAGATGACTATTTGGTTAAACCGTTTGAATTGCGGGAATTGCTAGCACGAGTCCGCGCGTTATTGCGTCGTTCCGGTTCTCAAAGTTATGAAATTACTACTGGACGGCTAACGGTAGGTGACTTAGAACTCGATTGCGAAAATCAAATAGCCTATCGTCAAGGAAGGATTATTGAACTATCCCAAAAGGAAAGCCAGCTACTACAATACTTTATGGAACATGCCGGACAGCTTTTAACTCACGGCCAGATTTTGCAAAGTCTTTGGCAAGATAGCGAACAACCAAGTAGTAATGTGATTGCGGCGTTGATTCGCCTTCTGCGTCGTAAGATAGAGGTAGGTAAAGAAACTACATTGATTCATACTGTTTATGGCAAAGGCTACCGCTTTGGCCCTGCTTCAGTAGACTAATTCGTAATTCAACGTTGCAGAATAGAAATATGAATTAGAGCGATCGCAGTGAAAACAGCCCTTTAAAACCGAAGAAATGCTAAAATACTCAATTCGGTTAGTAATACATTATATTAAGTATGGCTCTGTGGTGCTACGACCGTGTAGCCCTTGGGCAAAGAGCGTCAATTTCGTGAGATGCTGTAATAAGCTAATGCGCCTACAAGTTGCACTTTGCACGATTGAGTTGGCAGTCAACGGTCAACAGTCAACAGTCAAAGTAAATTTGGACTCTGGACTTTTGACTCTGGACAGCCTTCACAAATAATTGTGCAATTTAAATGCATAACAGCTTATCTACCACTGCCGCGACCATCTTTTTTAATATCCATAAAAAGTTACCTATCCCTTTGATGAAATATCTATAATTTCCAGCAGGTTAATTAATGAGTTAGATGTAAAATAATCTAATTTTCATCTAAGACTTGGAGGGAAAAGCAAGGAATTTTATTTATTTGAATTACACCTGTTTCTGTGTCAGTATCAATTTCAAGTTCAGCATCAGGAGTAGCTTCAAATAAAAACTCTTCTCCTGGAAACACTACCTGCTCCAAGCGCAAATTAGCAACTATGTTTGGGATGTGAGCAATTTGGATTTGACTAGTTGTGTTTTTGTAAAAACAAAGAATTTGCTTATCCATCTGCTAAATCTAACGAGTCTAGAATTTGAGGTTTACTGGCTGAAGCAGTAAAGTCGAAAATGGAACTTACCAAAGCCACATGTTATTTAAGATTAAGATGACAATTTTTGAATGATTCATTTAAGAAACGAATGAGCGCTAAACTTGCAGACTCTAGTTTTGCTCTCTTTCTAGCTGCCCTGATAGCTTGATATAAGCTGGGATAAATATGGTAGTTGCTAATCCCTATTTGCCATCTGCCATCCAACACTTAAACATGTAACCTTCAGGCATTGGTATTAATTAAATCAACCAACCATGATATGAATCTTTGCACTTCATCCACAATTATCCTCCTGATTCAGTGATTGCAGTATTTCGCTTTACCTGCTCACGTCTGAGCCACAATTATATAACCCATACATGCAATCACTGTGCAGAATGTGTGCAGAACTTGTGTAGATAAAAAACTTTACTCACAAGGGAATTGGGAATTGGTAATTGGTAATTGGTAATTGGTAATTGGTAATTGGTAATTATTTCTCCCCCATCACCCCATCTCCCCATCACCCCATCCTATTGAAGGCGATAGCCGAGTCCATGAACTGTTTCAATAAAATTTTCCGGCGCACCTAAATTTCTCAACTTTTGCCGAAGACATCTAATGTGAGATCTAACGGTTTCTTCTACTGGAGAGTCGTCCACTGACCAAACCTGCTCAATAATGCTAGAACGGCTCAACACTCTTCTACCATTAGCAACCAGCAATTCTAAAATCGCATATTCTTTTGGGGTTAATGATAAAGGAGAACCATCGTAATTAACCTCATAAGTACTTGAATTCAGGTGCAGTTTTCCCCAAGAAAGATTGACTGTGGTTGCAGAACTACCACGTCTGAGTAAAGCACGTATACGAGCCATTAACTCTTCTAAATCAAATGGCTTTGCCACATAATCATCTGCTCCTGCATCTAAACCAGCAATTTTGTCAGCTACGGTATCACGGGCTGTTAACATTAACACTGGCGCGCCGGAATTCTGATGTGCTGGATTATTTGCGCCACTAGTACGTAAGCGTTGACAAAACTTGATACCATCTAGTTTTGGTAGTGTCACATCTAGCACTACTAAGTCATATTTCATTGACTCCGCCGAATTCCAAGCTGCTTCTCCATCTTTGGCGACATCTACTACATACTGGCGTCTGCTTAAAGCTTCTGTTAATACCTCCGCCAGTTGAATATCATCTTCAACTACAAGAATTCGCATAATTTATCCGATAATTAACTCTTGTTTAGCAAGACGTGAACAGGTAGACATGAGCTTAACTTTATCATGTAAACTGTTCTACTGTGCTGACCATTGTTTGACTGTTTTATAAAATAAGCAAGCATCAAGCAAGCTTTTATTTAATCAATGTTATGACTCGACAATTGATGAAATGGCCTTTCCAAGGAAAATGGATTGCAGCAGGGTTTGGTTTAACCTTGTTATTTATGGGACTAGTTATCTTCGCTTCATTTAATAACACAAATGAAATCCAACAAGGTGCTAATCAAGTACAAGATACTTATCAAACCCTTAATACTTTGACAAATTTTACTGCGGCAATGACTAGTGCAGAATCAGCGCGGCGTGGGTATATTTTTTTGGGTAATCGAGAAGATTTACAGCGTTATCAAAATGAAGTGATAAATATGCAGTCTGAACTTAGGCTGTTAAAGCAACAGATACATCCTACTAGTTCGATTCAGCAACAGCGATTGGCAAAATTGAACTCATTGGTAAGTCAAAGATTAGCTCTTTTAGAAAAATCAATAAAACTTTATCAAAAAGATAAAACAGCATTACAAACCCAAACTAATATTACCGATCGCAGCGTCAAACTCCGAGAAGAAATTATGACTGCGATCGCAGATATTACAGTTGAAGAAAAACGTTATCTGCAAAACTCGCTAGACCAATCAGAATATAATATAAACTTACGAATTTTCATAGAAATACTAGGAACTATTTTAAGCCTTGTAGTAATTTTGATTTTAGGTATCATCCTGGAGCGCCAATGGATAAAACGCGAACAACTTGAATCTTTAAAATCTTCTCTCGCTCAAGAAAAAAAACTGGGAGAACTCAAAATTGAATTGTTTTCTATGATTTCTCATGAATTTCGTACACCTTTGAGTGTAATTTTACTTTCATCTCAATTATTAAAAGAGATTCTTACAGAGTTAGTAGATGAAAAGCAATTAAAAAATCTCTATCGCATTCAATCTTCAGCAAAATTAATGAATCATCTGTTAACAGATATATTGACTTTAACTAGAGCAGAAGCTGGTAAACTAGATTACAAACCTCATTTGATAAATATAGAAAACTTTTGTTTAAATTTGGTGGAAGATTTACAGCTTTTTGGCATTACACCACACTCGATTGAATTTCTGAATAATGGTAAATGTTTTCGTGCCAATCTAGACGAAAAATTGCTGTACTCTATTCTGAGTAATTTGCTATTAAATGCAATTAAATATTCAACAAATACAGAAAAAATATACTTAATTTTAAACTCTGAGCCAGAAGCTATTTTCTTCCAAGTGATAGATAAAGGAATAGGTATCCCACCAGTAGAACAGCCAAAAATTTATGAGCCTTTCTATAGATGTCAAAATGTTGAAAACATTGTGGGTACCGGACTAGGATTAGCAGTTGTCAAAAAATGTGTAGAACGCCATCAAGGAGAAATTATTGTGGAGAGTCAAGTAGGAATAGGAACAACATTTACTGTCAAAATTCCTCATCTGATTAAAAGTTAAGCACCCGCCAAATCTTGATAATGTTTAGGACTTACGCGCATTGTCATATTTTTTTCTTTGTGGGTTGTCAAAAGTGAGCCAGCGCGGCCAAGAGGGGGTTTCCACGCCAGTTCCTACAACGGAGGGAACCTCCGCAACGGACTGGCTCCCCATGAGCGACTGGCGTTAGCGAAGCGGTAGCGACGAAGGAGCGTCACCCCGAAGGGGTCAATAGTCAATAGTCCAAAAATCAAGGTTTTTTTATCCTTGGCTCTTGACTATTGACTGCCATCGCAGAAAATATGTGTGCCAGTTTATCATTTTAGATTTGACTTGGCTTTAATTTTTTGCATAACAAGTAGTTTGGCGATCGCAGCAAGTAATATCCTACCTATAAGTGCTTTAGAATTAAGGAGAGAGAATCGCTAGGCACAGAGAGAAGGAGACATGCTTAACTGAACTGTATTGCGTTTTGTTAGGTTGTTTGAATGCGCCGAAGGAACTCAATATTTAGTTCTAACTTCTCTCCTAACCACAGAGCATGTTTTGTGTGGTCTGCGACATCATCGCCAGTGGAAGGGTGAACTAAAATATCCAACCCCTGACGATTAAGCATTAACCAAGGAACGACCTTGGCAAACTGATCTGATAAAAATGCAACTTGATACATTGCTTTTGGGTGTGGGCCGATGGGGTTATCATGCCAACGCCCTAGTTGCACGTCAAAGCCAGCGCCTAATTCTTCCCGTATACGCGCAGCTGCATCACGACTGGCGGTATCGTAGTAAATATGAGCATGAAAGTTATTGATCTCGATAGTATCTTGTTTCATCGCTCTTATCTCCACTTTTGACTCTCAACTCAA
Above is a window of Nostoc sp. UHCC 0702 DNA encoding:
- a CDS encoding 4,5-dioxygenase; this translates as MKQDTIEINNFHAHIYYDTASRDAAARIREELGAGFDVQLGRWHDNPIGPHPKAMYQVAFLSDQFAKVVPWLMLNRQGLDILVHPSTGDDVADHTKHALWLGEKLELNIEFLRRIQTT
- a CDS encoding ATP phosphoribosyltransferase; this encodes MLTVALPKGELLKNSIRLLQSVGLDFSAFLDSGNRQLQITDASGQATGLLVRGQDVPVYVEYGQAQLGIIGYDVLQEKQPQVAHLVDLQFGYCRMSVAVKASSPYKSPLDLPPHGRVASKYVNCAREYFHSLDLPVEIVPLYGSVELGPITGMSEAIVDLVSTGRTLRENGLIEITILYESTARLIAHPLSYRLNTSNLSDLIEKLRQAVLAKI
- a CDS encoding response regulator transcription factor — encoded protein: MRILVVEDDIQLAEVLTEALSRRQYVVDVAKDGEAAWNSAESMKYDLVVLDVTLPKLDGIKFCQRLRTSGANNPAHQNSGAPVLMLTARDTVADKIAGLDAGADDYVAKPFDLEELMARIRALLRRGSSATTVNLSWGKLHLNSSTYEVNYDGSPLSLTPKEYAILELLVANGRRVLSRSSIIEQVWSVDDSPVEETVRSHIRCLRQKLRNLGAPENFIETVHGLGYRLQ
- a CDS encoding response regulator transcription factor — encoded protein: MRILLVDDEIELTDPLSRLLTREGYTVDAAYDGTGGSELAQTGSYDLLILDWMLPGKTGLEICQQLRRQGKTTPVLFLTAKDTLDDRVQGLDAGADDYLVKPFELRELLARVRALLRRSGSQSYEITTGRLTVGDLELDCENQIAYRQGRIIELSQKESQLLQYFMEHAGQLLTHGQILQSLWQDSEQPSSNVIAALIRLLRRKIEVGKETTLIHTVYGKGYRFGPASVD
- a CDS encoding CHASE3 domain-containing protein, which encodes MKWPFQGKWIAAGFGLTLLFMGLVIFASFNNTNEIQQGANQVQDTYQTLNTLTNFTAAMTSAESARRGYIFLGNREDLQRYQNEVINMQSELRLLKQQIHPTSSIQQQRLAKLNSLVSQRLALLEKSIKLYQKDKTALQTQTNITDRSVKLREEIMTAIADITVEEKRYLQNSLDQSEYNINLRIFIEILGTILSLVVILILGIILERQWIKREQLESLKSSLAQEKKLGELKIELFSMISHEFRTPLSVILLSSQLLKEILTELVDEKQLKNLYRIQSSAKLMNHLLTDILTLTRAEAGKLDYKPHLINIENFCLNLVEDLQLFGITPHSIEFLNNGKCFRANLDEKLLYSILSNLLLNAIKYSTNTEKIYLILNSEPEAIFFQVIDKGIGIPPVEQPKIYEPFYRCQNVENIVGTGLGLAVVKKCVERHQGEIIVESQVGIGTTFTVKIPHLIKS